Within the Arachis duranensis cultivar V14167 chromosome 10, aradu.V14167.gnm2.J7QH, whole genome shotgun sequence genome, the region CCTTTGTAATGGAGATATTTCTGATATGATTTGAGGgccattttaaaattttaattgcctGGGTAGCAGCCCTTTTGCTTTAGTGGAAATGTTCGAAGACTCTAGTCTTGAGTGATTGCTTTGCAACGTCATCATGTTTTTGAGGCTAGAAGAATGTTGTCTGCATATATGCTTTAATTTCACTGCGGAGATGTTATTTGCCACCCCATGTCTACTGCTGAGCAATATCAGCTAGGTACgttcatatatatatactacTAATAATTGTACAAAGCTCTAAGCTGGTTGCTATATACAAAGTGATTAACGATGTTACAAGGATAACTATAGTTGTTTGTTTTGACCAAAATGATAGTTAAATgcttaaatttgattttcttctgtTTACCTATTCGATATCGTAATTACAAGGATGTAAAATTGATTAAACCTCATAAAATCTATGTCTAGTCGTCTAGGTACATTATTGATTATTCCTCAAGGACtcaaatgaaaaagaatagttaaaaattttaacctGCAGTAGCAGACCCAGTAATTTGAGACATATATTCATGAATTTGACAAATGTTTTTTATATTTGGTAAAAGATCATTTTTGTCGTCCGCATTATGCATGATTGTTTGCAGTGCCTTTAGATCAATTTTAAAGTAAACATTTATCTGGTTTGAAAGATATAATTTGTAGTAATTTAGATAAgatcaatttatttaattaaaaaaaacaaatttagattcataaagtgaataaataaatcttattttataaaatatttataaattaataatagtacttaaataagataaaattatgtaataaataaaaaaatataatttattatcgtGATTGCtatatttttcttctacttcttttcttctatatcatgtctttttcttcttctttcacataattttttttaataatgtcgttttcttttttcatttgatttttttttatctttcattattattatcatcgttgtcttcattttcttctcctatatatgtttaacaaaattattgaagatagaaatttttatatataagactgaaaattttaaaagaccACATGTCAAGAATATTAAAacacaattaataaaataagtataatacaaaaattttggtacacaatataaaatttttaaaaaaattatgtatttaaaatattaaaactcaACTaacaacataatttttttttttaagactcATTCACACAACCAAAAAATATATtcgttataattttttttttttactttatgcaAAATTTTTGTACTGAAAAAGGATAAAGGAAAAGCAAAACGTGATGTGTACGTGCTGACGtgcattaattttttgttagattGATGTCAATTTGATTACActtgattataaaaatatttgtatatatagtattatcgttaaaaatattataaataatattataatttttagaaattatttttaatattaagatgAAGATGatattttagttaaatattgatatttgaaGTGTATTACAATATTGTGaatgtgtaaaaaaaatattcaacacATATTTTACGTGTGTATTAGaataatatttacatatatcCAATATGCATTGACTCTTTacctttaaaattcatttaTCTATAATTACaccaaataattatatttttaacaaaaatattaatatttttttcatataaaaagaattaacctttatatttaataataaaataataactatacTAATcgaataaaaatatgaaattgaattgagaataaattcaaaattgaattcaatcaataaaatttatcaaaaataaaatccagtCTAGTTGAAATTAGTGCAactttggttaatttttttttaatttctattaaaatatattaagatcaattagtatttattaaaattatttaactaattatttaatcaattagtatttagggttttatttgaaatacaataaaaaataaatattatatttttaataaataacaaaaaaagaatttatatttagtaaatgacttatttattaaatctaattttttgtaataatatttaaataaatatttagaaaattcaaaaaaaaaattcaaaacaaaatttgattttagatttttttatttttcaaaaaaatatgtccttcacaataattttttttagtcaataatttatttgttttcgacTTAAAAAGACTAGGATTCCTAccaattaaattaaactttgtGCTACCCTAAATGCCCTTATCCTGAGTCCCGAACCAATGGTACGGTAGGCATGTTTGGGATTTGAATTACGGAATTGCCTGGCGTGCTGTTTACTTTGGTGGCGCCTCTGTAATTGTGACTTTGTGTTGACGatttgaagaaagaagaagaaaaatgatacCTCAGCAGTGGGCATCTCCATGTGGAAACCAATGCACCAATAAATACGCTGCCCTCACTCAAATTCCTTGTTTGTATCTCTTTTCTCTACTCATTCAATATGCTCATTCTTATCtattgaatttgttgttttttgtttcttattctttgatttttgGTGTTTGGTGTTTTAGCTAAATTGTTATGGACCGTTGCTTATTACTCCCCAATTAGAAATTAGAACAACCTTTTGGAATAAAAAATCTGGGATTTCTTTATTAAGATACCCTAAATGGATTCACTTATCATAGTGTCATACTCATAAGTAGTATCAGTAGAGTGATACAATCATATTCTTCAGTAATCAATATGGTTTCCTTAGATTATATTGgggtggaaactcaggtgcagtcgacttcacttGAAGTTGATAGCTGAAAGCCGTTAGATggtttgactgatttgactaaatttttatttaacgactctcagttatcaacttcacgtgaagttgactgTACCTAAGTTTCCACCTTATATTGGTGAGTTTcgattttggagggaaaagaaggGGACCCAAGGGTTTGAACTTTGAGGTATAAAATAGACAAAGTTTTACCCGTCAAGCTCTTTCCTTTCCTCGAAAATCGAAATTCATATACACTTGGGGGAGCTAAAGTACCCCCATTCAATGCACTAAGCGCGCCTCATTTTCGGATTGTTGGGATAATCTAGGACATTGTTCATTCATGTTATGCTTTTAGGAAATTCCCATCGAATGGACCGTTTTGTGACCTTATTATGGCTTTGCAAGTTTTCTGATGTATGCTTATTAATCAATTTGTTTGTTGTGTAAGTTTTGGTTCTCACATAGCGTAAGCATTGCTTGTGTTATTGTAGGGCGGGTATTCTGCAAAAAGGGTTGTGACTCTGATGGAGAAACGTGGGAGGAATGTGAGATCATTTTGCTGCATTATTAATTTTCGTTACGAATGGAaacattgaaaaaatattttcttctcaAAATGTAGGCATTATTAATTGCAGTTCATTGTGATTTTGCATCATACTAGCACAGTAGTGAATGTGCTTTTGTAATTTTCTATTCTTAATGTATTGTTTAAAAATAACTCTAAAATTTGTTTAGATTTAATTATCTAGGCTTTGCCTTTGGAATAAGTTAATATTGGACTTTGAATTGATTTTACAACAGCTAAACCACTTTTGCGAAAAGAAGTAAGACTAGTGATAATTTATGCAATTGAAGTAACACAAAATGCATATAAACGGGCTGGGTCTTACCATACATTATGGGTTGCCTGATAATGCAAGAAACGTTGATGTGAGAGTTTGACATTTCAAACTCTATGAATCTGTTTTGTCAATGGTGCAAGAACTAGGTTCTCATGTACAATTGATCGTGTATTTGTTAACCAGGTTTGGAGGATTGTAATCAAATGTGTTTCAAGGACCCTGTACTAAAGGACCAGCAGTGGAGTGCTTATATCGATCGTTCTCCTGGAGCTGCTAGTTATTCAGAGGTATTTTCTGTCTTGTCACATTTCAATATTCCATTTTAATGAACAATACCTGCAACTTGGTTGGATGCTGCTTTGGTATATTGTAACTGAGTTTTCCTTTGACGAGTTCTTTCACTTAATTTTTCTACACGTTTCATTGAAAATTCCAACAAATGTATGCAGGGAAAGGTGAATTTTCCCAATAGGAGGGAAAGCCAAAAGTCTTTTGTAAATAGAAACTGCCAAGTGCCAATCAGTTAACTTGTAGCTTTTTAATGGCTTAAAATTAATCATGGAATTGCTGTGTTTTCAAATTAATGATGATGTATCCCTTCATGTACAGGACTGTTTCCGTGCTTGTGTTTCTGGATGCGGTTATAAGGTCAGGTTGATTTAATAAACTAAATCTTGGTTAAATTGTTATATTTCTACCTAGCCTCCCTTTCTTTCAGATAAAAGCAGGGTCCTTAGGCTCAGAGAATCTTTTGAAAATGGGTTCTTTCTTTTATCTCGGTTTAACCTGATCTTTCTTCagtaataattaattcttgtcTTCCTCAttgtttttcttattattttatgtattcagCATAAAAGCTGTGAGAAACTGTGTTATATCCCTTCTTCAAAAGTCATTCAGTATCGTTTATAAAGATAAGATTGTAATTTATAGTCTCAAGATTTGGCCTGCATGATGTATCACTGATATTTTGTTTTCCCAATTGCTTTTAAGTAGTTTGTCCATACATTAACTTTTACATATAATAATTCGATTTTATATCTTGCATGTGGCAGTTTGAGGTTATAACAGAAGAGGTGGATAAAGTTTGTCCCAACAGACCACCCAAGCCTGCCCCAGTTCAGAAGCCGAAGCCACAACCCATAGAACCCGTTGACCCACCTGAAGAGATGCCTGGCATTTCTGCATAGTGGAAATTGATGAACAAACCTAACCATTCTTTTTATACTTACAAGATACATATTTGTAGGATTTGGTGTTTTTGATCTTACATCCTACACCACATCAGCATAATTAAGGTTCTTTTTGGGGAAACAACATAAAATGCTTTTGCCCTTTTTACCTTAGAGATAGTAGAAGCCGAAAGCAAGGAATCCGGAAAATTTTGGTAGTTGGAACTGAGAACATGGTGAATGGCAGGAGGTTTATCTAAAGAACATTTTGGATTCTTTTTCGTCTGGCCAAATGAATAGTAGATTTGCCTTTGCCACCATACTGGCATTTTCAATCTCCTAAATTGGTTACTTCCATTTCATATGTTATATATTAGCCCCTTTTGACAACACCATTGTTCTTCACTTCTTATAGCAACTTGATCACTATTAATGGATTCTTCACTAGTGCGATTTGAATTTGGAAGAAACATGCATAAAAAGTTACTTAATTGGATCCTTATATgatcttattattttatgataattcACTTTgacttcttttatttatgtaataacTTGCTGAATATAATACCACTTTGCCTTCCCTAGCCATAACAATTCTTTCACGCCTTACCCCTCTTATAAGTTTCCTTCATACTTCAAGCATGACACAGGTTATGCAGCCCAATATGAAACTACCACAGTACCACTGGTAGTCTGGTATTTGGGTATTGCTTAAAAGTCTTGAATTCTATAAAGTAGCGTATGTTTTGAAGTATTGGGATGGAGACTGGGAGATTGGAACTTAATATCATGTTTGTCGGCTAGAGATtggtattaaaatttcagtctctgttttttaaattttagtatttgagTACTTCCAAAAGTAGGACTGAAATTTGTAGGGacggagactgaaattttaataatattttatgtctaaaatacttttattttaattaattaattctaacttTACTCTttttgcaaattaaattagaacttcattcttattttaatCTTTGTCTCCCACTCTACACTAAACACAATACTAAAATTTGTTTCAGTTTTTGTCTCTCAGTCTCTCTTTCAAACGCGATCTAATAGAAAAGATCTTTCAAACGCGATCTAATAGAAAAGATAGGGATTGATCCTTCGTagtctttattattttagactTTCGCAGAGATAAAGGACCACGGCCAAGTCTCAACATCTATTGATACTGCTAGGCTTTGTTGTTGATATTGCTAGCTAATAGTTTGTTTAGGAATCACATTATTATGTTCAGTGATACACCTTTAAGGATTTAATAAAGGACCCCATGCAAAAATTTAATGCCTAGAAGGACTTCTTAGTTTTAAGTCAATAAGAGGAATGATGCATTTCAGCTAAATTCTCAGCCACCAGAATAAAAGTCAAAATTGTAGTTATCCTTTATAACATTTTCTGCCAAGGATATGCCTTTTCTAGTTTTCTTGTCCATTAAATGGGACACAGGCAAACAGAACTGACTACTagggtaaacaaaaaaaatttaattcatgcttCTATTACATGTAACATTATCAAAAGTGGATTCTTATGAAGAAAAACCCAGCAAATATGCTTGTCTGGGAAGAATCTATTCAGTTTTCTTgtttagctttctcttcattcGGCTGAAAGGTCCAACCGTTCTATCCATAATGTACATGTAGATGACCTGGCTCCAAGATTTGTAGCATTCTAGATTATCATAATACTCTGGTGCAATCTCCTTCACCTTGTGAAGCTTGTTTCCAGGGATTCTTGGAAAATCATGGTGTTCGTTATGGTAGCCAACATGCCAGGTGAAAAAGTTCAGAGGTCCATAGTAAGAGTATGTCTCTTGTTCCGGATGGAAGACATAGTGCTCCGAAATGAAGTGGCCGGAAATTGGATGCATCCCACCACCAACAAATGTGGAAAGTATCAGATATCCAAGGGATTTCCAGCTCCAGAAGTAAACCATTGCTGCATCAAGGGCTATCTGAACAGTGAAGTTAATGAATTCCCAGGTACCCGGAGGCTTCGGCTTGAGAAACAGTGGTCTGAGGGCATAAAAGAAGAGCTGTAAAAACACCCAAATGGTCTTTGCAAAAATATTCGTCACAACACGTCCTTCTGCGATGCTAGGGATATCCATATCAATGCCATCTACACCCTGGAAGCGGTGGTGCTCCAAGTGATACTTCTGGAAAGTTACAGACATCGGTACACCGATCGGGAGGTTGGCGAAAATTCCAAGCCATCGGTTTAAGCTAGGAGTTTGGAAGGCCAGATTGTGACTAAGCTCGTGGATAGCCAAGAAGAGGTTGTGGTTGAGAAATGAGCCAAAAAAGTATGCTACTGCCAATATCAACCACCAGCTGGAATCATAAAGCACAATGCCAGCACCAAGCTGAAGCGAAACCACCAGAGCGATCTGCAAGAACATAATTTCAACCACATTTAACACAATCAATAAATTTGCAGATGCAGAGAACCTTAATCATGCATACTGATCTATGGTCAAGAAAGAAACATGTAACAAATGAAAATGTGTTTTGTTGCGGAATGCAGATCTATTAATTGCATGAATCATTCAATTGAAGCGGTTAATCGCATTTCATCTAACCTAATAATAAGAAGGAGTTTAGATCCAATGGTTCCTGAACAATGCAATATAGAAATTCTAATCTCGGATCCACAAGAATAAACGAAAAGAAGCAATGGCGCaatgaaaggggaaaaaaaaaagaaccttGAAGAGAGCGGTGTAATCAGGGCCAAAAAGCTCCTTGATTTGAGGGTACTTGGAGAGGATCAAACGACGTCGTGAGGCATGGGGTTCGTCGGTGTATGACCAGAAGAAATCTCCGGCCATAACAACACCGTCCCGATCTACCAGTTCTCGTTGTTCTCTGCCGTCACCTCCTTTccccattttatttttatttttatttaattgttttttgtgttttttgcgTATGAGATGTGATGTGAAAGTGTTATCTGTTTTATGTCGCTGTGTGAGTTTTAGTTTATTGGATGAGAGACTCACACAGTCACACACCTCACATGGAAACCGAATAAACGCGacaaatatttatttgtttgggTAACCGTTACGGACACCCAAAATTAGAATAGGGAATCACCATTCACTGGTTATTATCGCTTTGACTCACCGTCTTCTTTGCTTTGCTTTGCTAATTCAACTCCTCCATTTTTGTCACTTGTCACACGTATTAGCCATTTTACTATTCTTAGCTTTAAACATGTCAGCCAAGCAAATTGAGATGCTTGAATTTGAATCATGAAACCGGTTCAACCGGATTGGAGCTGATTAGAAGATGGATAAGGACAGCACAAGACAGGCTGGATACACTTAGGTTACAGGTTTGAGCAAACTGTGGGCTTAAATTTCAAAACCAGAGCCCACTAAGCAGCTACTAACAATTCTTAAAAAGGTTGCTGTGCCTGTGAGTTCACGAGGGAGAATTAATTTGAATGTGATTAGTTGAAGAGTTGGAGCGCTGAGCTTTGAAGAGAATTAGTTGTTCTTGTGGTTggaatattaataaataagaataaattatcatttgtaCCTATAAAAGATTTGGGCACTGATAAATGTACTCATATAGAAATAAAACGACAATTATAACCACAGAAGATGATTTTTGGTTACACAATTGATCTATTAGAGTACTTTTGACACACATAAACCATTTTCTGTAGTTACAAttaccattttatttttatatgaatacaTTTATCGTAATAATTTAtcctaataaataaaaagagaattccaacgagaagaaaaaattaaaattgaaatgaatCCCTGACCTATGAGTcatgtaattcttcattttaaCATATGCATATTAACTTACTAAATTTTGGGAAAAGTAAACATGCAGGAggtcaatatttaaaaaaaaaataattagtattaagttaaatataaaataaatatattttttctgaaatttagactattttttaaataattaaaacttGTGGCTGATTAACCAAATCTAAaaggcaattttttttttcaaaaaaaaaaagtttgagcTATTGATCTAATAATAGTTTATTTGGGCAATTTCTAAATTGAAAAGACTACATATAGTTTTCCCTTTAATGCTGTCATATAACTTCATTGCCTATAACATCATTCCACATTACATTTTTAGTGGGCAAGCAATGATAGATTCACCCACATTTTGCACAAAGTAAAAGATACTATCTTTGCTTTTGGGTTAAGAAGTATCTTTAGCATCATCAGGGTCCCTTAAATTCTTTGCCTTGCTTTTTGAGTGAAACTGAACTTAGCATCAGAAAATGCATCAAAGAGATCAACATTTAAACATGATTGATACAGGCAATGCAAATATCTTGTGAACAAAGTAATTCGATCGATCTGTACAATATGAATATACAAAATGGAGCTAGATACAATTTAGCATCTCAGCTTCCACCACCAACCCCATAGTAAACTCGGGTTGATGGATTCTTCTTCTGCCACACACTGCAACTCTATAACAATGAAAACTAAATTTATTATGCCATTAAGGTGAAAGGAAAACTACCCATCAAGAACAAGATCATTTACTTTATCTTAGTTGAGAGTCGTAGGGATCGAAAAGCGAGTCTGGAATGATCAATGGCAACTTATCTATGTACATGAAAAGCCTCTTGATATCCTCCCTTGTCACTGTTTCCATGTCAACTACATCCCGGCTATCGGTAAATACCCAGAGATCGCACGAGTTCACTCTCTTCAGACTATCGCGACAAAAGGGACACGATTGGGATCTTGTTCTCCTGAAAAACATGTCATAAATGAGATAGAGTGATTGATGCAGCTGCAGCAGCAactctttaagtttggtatgcaATTGCAAAAGAATGATCAATGTAAAGACCCAAAACACTTAGATATATTATCATGTACCGAACCAAATTTCAACCGGATGATAATAATGGATATCTAAAATTGAAGACAATGTTTTTGATGAATCATATAAGAACATATTGCAAACAACTTAAGCACCAATATTGCAGTCAATATTGCCCTTCATTGCCTTCTTTCTCATAACAATATTCTAGTGCTAATCAACAACTAAGCATGAAAGCACCCTAAACACTGCCAAATAACATTCAACTGCAAAAATATATTGATGGAGAAGTACAAAGAATCATGATGCAGTAGCAACCAAGAAAGAGTGAGTACCATTCACGGTAACATTTCAGGCACATAGCATGGATGCAGTTAGGCAGCACAATCTTACTATTCACTTCCATGCATATTCcacattcttcttctctttcaatGTCTATATCAGAATGTAGTTGATGATCCTCATCGTCTCTTTTTCGATACCTCTCCATACAAACAGCCTTCTGTTTCTTATCCTCTGAATCTGTAACCCCTTTCTGAAGTTGTAACAAAGACGGATAAATTACCGCTGATCAATGCAAAAACTCAACAAATCAGCTAAATTAACCGACACAAAGATGCAAAACAACTTATCATACAACAAAATAGAGGAACAAATACCATAGAATTCTCTAATGCTAGCTTTCCTTTCATGAGTAGACATGGTAGTTGTTCCATCCACATATACCTGCACcatgataaaaaattttcagcTTATCCCAATTTCTCAGCTCAATATGAAAAATCCCAATAACTAATCTATGTCTGTACCTTGTAAATTAGGATTCTTAACAAGCCAAGTGCTCCAGCAAGATTGCAATCTGCCCATTGCaccaagaaaagaaacaagtgTGCAGCTGGACTGTATGACATTCTCATCTGAAGGCATGCACCATCACACTCCTTTGGAAACTCTGATGCCCTGCACATAAATAAAGCAATGAATTTTTGTCACAAACTACCAATATACTCTCTCTATTTCAAAATATTTGACAATTTGGTCAAAGTGACACATTGAAAAATCAATGTATCTCAATGCACCACCTTGTCCAGATTAACAAATATTCTGAAATGGTGGTTGTAAATGAATGATATAAGCTGAAGACAAGGAACAAGAGATATCCTTCTAAAAACCTATGAGTTACTAATTATTATTACCATTATAATTTTCAAAGTTTAGCAAGGGCATCATTAAGAACTTAAGTGTTACCATTATCTTCTATGAAGTATGAACAAACAACATCTAAAAGGCTCATCACAACACAAGAGAGATAACTTCAACTGTCAAACGGTGAAATTGTGAATTGTCACACATGCCAATATTATTAACATCACAAAATGTTCTCCTCAAAATCACATGTCACAGTTCTCTCTTTTGGTTTTATGGATAAGgcacataataaaaataaaaaactaaccTATAAAAGATTTGATAactgaaaaaacaaaaacacataCAGGTGCGCGTTTTTATCACACGCAACCTAACAAAACATGAGGTGGAAAAATTTGACCACAGCCTTTTGAGTTTTGACAGAATCAGTGGTGGGGTTTCTGAAGAAAcaaatagagagagagagaacaagGCACACTGATTTTCGCTAATCAAAATCGAAAATCACTTCAACCATTAATTAATTGACAGCAATTTAGATGCACTCAATCAGAATTACATTttcatgagagagagagagagagagagagagagagagagagagactaaCAGGGTA harbors:
- the LOC107468571 gene encoding E3 ubiquitin-protein ligase AIRP2, which translates into the protein MYIGTSMRRSFKDSLKVLEADIQHANTLASEFPKECDGACLQMRMSYSPAAHLFLFLVQWADCNLAGALGLLRILIYKVYVDGTTTMSTHERKASIREFYAVIYPSLLQLQKGVTDSEDKKQKAVCMERYRKRDDEDHQLHSDIDIEREEECGICMEVNSKIVLPNCIHAMCLKCYREWRTRSQSCPFCRDSLKRVNSCDLWVFTDSRDVVDMETVTREDIKRLFMYIDKLPLIIPDSLFDPYDSQLR
- the LOC107468758 gene encoding uncharacterized protein LOC107468758 isoform X2, with translation MIPQQWASPCGNQCTNKYAALTQIPWRVFCKKGCDSDGETWEECLEDCNQMCFKDPVLKDQQWSAYIDRSPGAASYSEFEVITEEVDKVCPNRPPKPAPVQKPKPQPIEPVDPPEEMPGISA
- the LOC107468729 gene encoding sphingolipid delta(4)-desaturase DES1-like, translated to MGKGGDGREQRELVDRDGVVMAGDFFWSYTDEPHASRRRLILSKYPQIKELFGPDYTALFKIALVVSLQLGAGIVLYDSSWWLILAVAYFFGSFLNHNLFLAIHELSHNLAFQTPSLNRWLGIFANLPIGVPMSVTFQKYHLEHHRFQGVDGIDMDIPSIAEGRVVTNIFAKTIWVFLQLFFYALRPLFLKPKPPGTWEFINFTVQIALDAAMVYFWSWKSLGYLILSTFVGGGMHPISGHFISEHYVFHPEQETYSYYGPLNFFTWHVGYHNEHHDFPRIPGNKLHKVKEIAPEYYDNLECYKSWSQVIYMYIMDRTVGPFSRMKRKLNKKTE
- the LOC107468758 gene encoding uncharacterized protein LOC107468758 isoform X1; translated protein: MIPQQWASPCGNQCTNKYAALTQIPWRVFCKKGCDSDGETWEECLEDCNQMCFKDPVLKDQQWSAYIDRSPGAASYSEDCFRACVSGCGYKFEVITEEVDKVCPNRPPKPAPVQKPKPQPIEPVDPPEEMPGISA